A genomic region of Xanthomonas campestris pv. phormiicola contains the following coding sequences:
- the gshB gene encoding glutathione synthase, which yields MSFDVIVVMDPIASIKIAKDTTFAMLLEAQRRGHRLHYVRPGGLSLREGRALAQAAPLQVRDDKTGWFELGAFAELAFGTGQVVLMRKDPPFDSEFLYDTHVLSVAQRAGAQVVNDPQGLRDFNEKLAAQLFPQCCPPTLVSRDAAALKAFVLEHGQAVLKPLDGMGGRSIFRSGTGDPNLNVILETLTDGGRTLALAQRFIPDISAGDKRILLVDGVPVDYCLARIPQGDEFRGNLAAGGRGEGRPLSERDRWIAAQVGPEMKRRGMRFVGLDVIGDFLTEVNVTSPTCVRELDAQFGLNIAGLLFDAIEAYPAR from the coding sequence ATGTCGTTCGATGTCATCGTGGTGATGGATCCCATCGCCAGCATCAAGATTGCCAAAGACACTACCTTCGCGATGTTGCTGGAAGCGCAGCGCCGCGGGCATCGGTTGCACTACGTGCGCCCCGGCGGGCTGTCGCTGCGCGAGGGCCGCGCGCTGGCCCAGGCGGCGCCGCTGCAGGTGCGCGACGACAAGACCGGCTGGTTCGAACTTGGCGCGTTCGCCGAGCTGGCGTTCGGCACCGGGCAGGTGGTGCTGATGCGCAAGGACCCGCCGTTCGATTCGGAGTTCCTGTACGACACCCACGTGCTGAGCGTGGCCCAGCGCGCCGGCGCGCAGGTGGTCAACGACCCGCAGGGCCTGCGCGACTTCAACGAGAAGCTGGCCGCGCAGCTGTTCCCGCAATGCTGTCCGCCGACCCTGGTCAGCCGCGACGCGGCCGCGCTGAAAGCGTTCGTGCTCGAGCACGGCCAGGCGGTGCTGAAGCCGCTGGACGGCATGGGCGGGCGCTCGATCTTCCGTAGCGGCACCGGCGACCCCAACCTCAACGTGATCCTGGAGACGCTGACCGACGGCGGCCGCACCCTGGCCCTGGCGCAGCGATTCATTCCCGACATCAGCGCCGGCGACAAGCGCATCCTGCTGGTGGACGGAGTACCGGTGGACTACTGCCTGGCGCGGATCCCGCAGGGCGACGAATTCCGCGGCAACCTGGCCGCCGGCGGCCGCGGCGAAGGCCGCCCGCTGAGCGAGCGCGACCGCTGGATCGCCGCCCAGGTCGGCCCGGAGATGAAACGGCGCGGCATGCGCTTCGTCGGCCTGGACGTGATCGGCGATTTCCTGACCGAGGTCAACGTCACCAGCCCGACCTGCGTGCGCGAACTGGACGCGCAGTTCGGGCTGAACATCGCCGGGCTGCTGTTCGACGCGATCGAGGCCTACCCGGCGCGATGA
- the pilG gene encoding twitching motility response regulator PilG — MSENTTAGGELAGLRVMVIDDSKTIRRTAETLLKREGCEVVTATDGFEALAKIADQQPQIIFVDIMMPRLDGYQTCALIKGNQLFKATPVIMLSSKDGLFDKARGRIVGSEQYLTKPFTREELLGAIRTYVNA; from the coding sequence ATGAGTGAAAACACGACTGCGGGTGGGGAACTCGCAGGACTGAGGGTCATGGTGATCGATGACTCGAAGACGATCCGTCGTACTGCCGAAACGCTGTTGAAGCGCGAGGGATGCGAGGTGGTCACCGCCACCGACGGCTTCGAGGCCCTGGCCAAGATCGCCGATCAGCAACCGCAGATCATCTTCGTGGACATCATGATGCCGCGGCTGGACGGCTATCAGACCTGCGCGCTGATCAAGGGCAACCAACTGTTCAAGGCGACGCCGGTGATCATGCTGTCCTCCAAGGACGGCCTGTTCGACAAGGCGCGCGGGCGCATCGTCGGTTCCGAGCAGTATCTCACCAAACCCTTCACACGCGAAGAACTGCTGGGCGCGATCCGTACATACGTCAACGCCTGA
- a CDS encoding methyl-accepting chemotaxis protein, which translates to MSTAPDAPKASKLGSVGTSFWLGLLALSLIVFGANTGVATWQGNRLAGASTGAADLQVLSQQLANQARDAVSGNAATFNEFKQTKARVESTVAGLNARYANETGIAGPLAELNRTWNPLGKNAQQVVDSEPAVLALAGNAERFVGGVPQLQAQLNEVVRAMTVGGAPAAQIYNTLQQVVVAGTMARRVTEMRAGGSGAASAGDALARDSVVFGQMLEGLRNGNEELGIAPVRNAAALAALQQSQAQWAEMKKDLDALLASSRSLFAAQSSAEALTAGSDKMLDDSKTLFDAFSAFGSTRDTRLFPNFWLGVVSGLLALLSIIGFVWTSVRSRTRDQEIRYQTQVEYNSRNQQAIMRLLDEISSLGEGDLTVKASVTEDMTGAIADAINYAVDELRHLVTTINDTSAKVAISTEETQATALQLAEAAGHQAEQIGSASERINEIAASIEQVSRNSSESAEVAQRSVVIAAEGAGVVRETIQGMDQIRDQIQETSKRIKRLGESTQEIGSIVELINDISEQTNILALNAAVQAASAGEAGRGFALVADEVQRLAERTSGATRRIEGLVQTIQADTNEAVSSMEQTTSEVVSGARLAEDAGTALTEIERVSNALNNLIKNISIAAHQQSAAATDITQTMDVIRRITGQTSQGAGQTAESIGRLAQLAADLRRSVADFKLPA; encoded by the coding sequence ATGAGTACTGCACCGGACGCCCCCAAGGCCAGCAAGCTTGGCAGCGTGGGGACGAGTTTCTGGCTGGGCCTGTTGGCGCTGTCGCTGATCGTGTTCGGCGCCAATACCGGCGTGGCCACCTGGCAGGGCAACCGCCTGGCCGGCGCCAGCACCGGCGCGGCCGACCTGCAGGTGCTGTCGCAGCAGCTGGCCAACCAGGCGCGCGACGCGGTGTCCGGCAACGCGGCCACCTTCAATGAATTCAAGCAGACCAAGGCGCGGGTGGAGAGCACCGTCGCCGGGCTCAACGCGCGCTACGCCAACGAGACCGGCATCGCCGGCCCGCTGGCCGAGCTCAACCGCACCTGGAACCCGCTGGGCAAGAACGCGCAGCAGGTGGTGGACAGCGAACCGGCGGTGCTGGCGCTGGCCGGCAATGCCGAGCGCTTCGTCGGCGGCGTGCCGCAGCTGCAGGCGCAGTTGAACGAGGTGGTGCGCGCGATGACCGTCGGCGGCGCCCCCGCCGCGCAGATCTACAACACCCTGCAGCAGGTGGTGGTGGCCGGCACCATGGCCCGCCGCGTCACCGAGATGCGGGCGGGCGGCAGCGGCGCGGCCAGCGCCGGCGATGCGCTGGCGCGCGACTCGGTGGTGTTCGGGCAGATGCTCGAAGGCCTGCGCAACGGCAACGAGGAGCTGGGCATCGCGCCGGTGCGCAACGCCGCCGCGCTGGCGGCGCTGCAGCAGTCGCAGGCGCAGTGGGCGGAAATGAAGAAGGACCTGGACGCGTTGCTGGCCAGCTCGCGCAGCCTGTTCGCCGCACAGTCCTCGGCCGAGGCGCTGACCGCCGGCTCGGACAAGATGCTCGACGACAGCAAGACACTGTTCGACGCATTCTCCGCGTTCGGCTCCACCCGCGACACCCGCCTGTTCCCGAACTTCTGGCTGGGCGTGGTCTCGGGCCTGCTGGCGCTGCTGTCGATCATCGGCTTCGTCTGGACCTCGGTGCGCAGCCGCACCCGCGACCAGGAAATCCGTTACCAGACCCAGGTCGAATACAACAGCCGCAACCAGCAGGCGATCATGCGCCTGCTCGACGAAATCAGTTCGCTCGGCGAAGGCGACCTGACCGTCAAGGCCTCGGTCACCGAGGACATGACCGGCGCCATCGCCGACGCGATCAACTACGCCGTCGACGAGCTGCGCCACCTGGTGACCACGATCAACGACACCTCGGCCAAGGTCGCCATCTCCACCGAGGAAACCCAGGCCACCGCGCTGCAGCTGGCCGAGGCCGCCGGCCACCAGGCCGAGCAGATCGGCTCGGCGTCCGAGCGCATCAACGAAATCGCCGCCAGCATCGAACAGGTCTCGCGCAACTCCAGCGAGTCGGCCGAAGTGGCGCAGCGCTCGGTGGTGATCGCCGCCGAGGGCGCCGGCGTGGTCCGCGAGACCATCCAGGGCATGGACCAGATCCGCGACCAGATCCAGGAAACCTCCAAGCGCATCAAGCGCCTGGGCGAATCGACCCAGGAGATCGGCTCGATCGTCGAACTGATCAACGACATTTCCGAGCAGACCAACATCCTGGCGCTCAACGCCGCGGTGCAGGCCGCCTCGGCGGGCGAGGCCGGCCGCGGTTTCGCGCTGGTCGCCGACGAAGTGCAGCGCCTGGCCGAACGCACCTCCGGCGCCACGCGCCGGATCGAAGGCCTGGTACAGACGATTCAGGCCGATACCAACGAAGCGGTCAGCTCGATGGAGCAGACCACCTCCGAAGTGGTGTCCGGCGCGCGCCTGGCCGAAGACGCCGGCACCGCGCTGACCGAGATCGAGCGCGTCTCCAACGCGCTCAACAACCTGATCAAGAACATCTCCATCGCCGCGCACCAGCAGTCCGCCGCGGCGACCGACATCACCCAGACGATGGACGTGATCCGGCGCATCACCGGACAGACCTCGCAGGGTGCCGGCCAGACCGCCGAATCGATCGGACGGCTGGCGCAGCTGGCGGCGGATCTGCGGCGTTCGGTCGCCGACTTCAAGCTGCCGGCGTGA
- a CDS encoding energy transducer TonB: MSAAAATPAPRIGERDRLGATLVLSLIVHGLLILGVGFAIDDDAPLVPTLDVIFSQTSTPLTPKQADFLAQANQQGGGDHDRPQRPRDSQPGVVPQQRDGLAPQALRAQTAAAAPEPTPRVVSSARGEQPQPAPQTQPRTDAPTQPVDAQREQRDAEMARLAAEVHLRSEQYAKRPNRKFVSASTREYTYANYLRAWVDRAERVGNLNYPDEARRQRLGGQVVISVGVRRDGSIESSRILRSSGVPMLDAAALRVVQLAQPFPPLPHTEDNIDILQVTRTWVFLPGGALRDDR, from the coding sequence ATGAGCGCGGCCGCCGCGACGCCCGCGCCGCGCATCGGCGAGCGCGACAGGCTCGGCGCCACCCTGGTGCTGTCGCTGATCGTGCACGGCCTGCTGATCCTGGGGGTCGGCTTCGCGATCGACGACGACGCGCCGCTGGTGCCGACCCTGGACGTGATCTTCAGCCAGACCAGCACCCCGCTGACGCCGAAGCAGGCCGACTTCCTGGCCCAGGCCAACCAGCAGGGCGGCGGCGACCACGACAGACCGCAGCGCCCGCGCGACAGCCAGCCCGGGGTGGTGCCGCAGCAGCGCGACGGCCTGGCGCCGCAGGCGCTGCGCGCGCAGACCGCGGCGGCGGCGCCGGAGCCGACCCCGCGCGTGGTCAGCAGCGCGCGCGGCGAACAGCCGCAGCCGGCGCCGCAGACCCAGCCGCGCACCGATGCGCCGACCCAGCCGGTGGACGCGCAACGCGAGCAACGCGACGCGGAGATGGCGCGCCTGGCGGCCGAGGTGCATTTGCGCTCGGAGCAGTACGCCAAGCGGCCGAACCGCAAGTTCGTCTCCGCCAGCACCCGCGAGTACACCTACGCCAATTACCTGCGCGCATGGGTCGACCGCGCCGAGCGCGTCGGCAACCTCAACTACCCCGACGAGGCGCGCCGGCAGCGGCTGGGCGGCCAGGTGGTGATCAGCGTCGGCGTGCGCCGCGACGGCAGCATCGAGAGCAGCCGCATCCTGCGCTCCAGCGGCGTGCCGATGCTCGACGCCGCAGCGCTGCGGGTGGTACAGCTGGCGCAACCGTTCCCGCCGTTGCCGCATACCGAGGACAACATCGACATCCTGCAGGTCACCCGCACCTGGGTGTTCCTGCCCGGCGGCGCGCTGCGCGACGACCGCTGA
- a CDS encoding response regulator, protein MARILLIEDSPTDRAVFTQWLEKAGHEVLATDNAEDGLKIVREQAPSLVLMDVVLPGMSGFQATRALSRDEATRHIPVLIISTKSMETDKVWGMRQGATDYIVKPPREDELIARINQLVG, encoded by the coding sequence ATGGCTCGAATCTTGTTGATCGAGGACTCACCGACCGACCGGGCGGTGTTTACGCAGTGGCTGGAAAAGGCCGGGCACGAGGTGCTCGCCACCGACAACGCCGAGGACGGGCTGAAGATCGTCCGCGAGCAGGCGCCCAGCCTGGTGCTGATGGACGTGGTGCTGCCGGGGATGAGCGGCTTCCAGGCCACCCGCGCGCTGTCGCGCGACGAGGCCACCCGGCACATCCCGGTGCTGATCATCAGCACCAAGAGCATGGAGACCGACAAGGTCTGGGGCATGCGCCAGGGCGCCACCGACTACATCGTCAAGCCGCCGCGCGAAGACGAGCTGATCGCCCGCATCAACCAGCTGGTCGGCTGA
- a CDS encoding TonB-dependent receptor — protein MKKNHLLRRHALLALALGAALAAPPALAQSTTGAVAGQAPANAQRVQVRSDSGLTREVAVDARGRYSIGQLPLGTYTIVAKGADDAVLGSREGVGLTVGAVTDVSFAAVTSLTGVTVSADRAAAAIDVSSVDSRTVINAEQLQRLPLGRSAEAIAQLAPGVAGNSGSGTYTGPTGAQLLSFGGSSAAENAYYINGFNTTDPLRGLGGLTLPYGSIDQLEVYTGGYSAKYGRSDGGVINAVGKRGNNEWHFGGQATWEPDGLRSSQKDVYAPGDGSLYRPDSKSGSTLSTQSLYAGGPLIQDKLFFFGSYELQRQDGDRFYGSRETTPGEYYYDYHYRRPSWYAKLDWNISDSQLLEITGASSRYITRGNYYDYSGYDIGNLRGSANTTKTGGDLWTVKYTGYLTDRLTFGAQYGKQRTDDYTGNPNYNSALTYLSGTSFQNPAYTGGTPITNAQTTSLLVDPDRGNRTDNLRLDLNYVIGEHSITVGIDNQNARALNRGSVASGDGYYWVYGQSNPNVPINTGLGVPATGGYANGEDGYYVRKYIYSALASVRAVQRAQYIEDNWQVSERLLLNLGLRLDQFTNYNRDGDPYIKQTSGQWAPRLGFSWDVDGDARFKVYGNAGRYYLALPLNPAFNAAGATLATSTYYTYGGIDANGYPTGLTQISGAVSANNNYGILPDAKTVATQGIKPSFQDEFILGFTKAWGDSWVYGAKATYRVLRSGVDDYCDSETVFAAAAAQGHTVTLDSNPVSCWLINPGRTNTFTLVDTSGNYVSVPLTKAQFGFPEFKRNYYGLNLSLEHPFDQRWYGRLDYTWSRSYGTTEGQLLSGIGQTAVSTTQAWDYAQLMEHTNGPQSNDHTHQFKFYGYYQLTPEWLVSANLKLQSGTPFSALGSYGADQSDPSGYGIAYHYYQGKAAPPGSQGRLPWLKQLDLGVSWRPAYADHKLAFNLDVFNVFNGQATLWKYPYSETDPGVSDPVYGAALLSQAPRSLRLSVSYDY, from the coding sequence ATGAAAAAGAACCATCTCCTTCGCAGGCACGCCCTGCTCGCGCTGGCGCTGGGCGCCGCCCTCGCGGCGCCGCCCGCCCTGGCCCAGTCCACCACCGGCGCCGTCGCCGGCCAGGCGCCGGCCAACGCGCAACGCGTGCAGGTGCGCAGCGACAGCGGCCTCACCCGCGAAGTCGCGGTCGACGCGCGCGGTCGCTACAGCATCGGCCAGCTGCCGCTGGGCACCTACACCATCGTCGCCAAGGGCGCCGACGACGCCGTGCTCGGCAGCCGCGAGGGCGTGGGCCTGACCGTCGGCGCGGTCACCGACGTCTCCTTCGCCGCGGTCACCAGCCTGACCGGGGTCACCGTCAGCGCCGACCGCGCCGCCGCGGCGATCGACGTGAGCAGCGTGGACTCGCGCACCGTGATCAACGCCGAACAGCTGCAGCGTCTGCCGCTGGGGCGCTCGGCCGAGGCGATCGCGCAACTCGCGCCCGGCGTGGCCGGCAACAGTGGCAGCGGCACCTATACCGGCCCGACCGGCGCGCAACTGCTCAGCTTCGGTGGCTCCTCGGCCGCAGAGAACGCCTACTACATCAACGGCTTCAACACCACCGACCCCTTGCGCGGACTCGGCGGACTGACCCTGCCCTACGGCAGCATCGACCAGTTGGAGGTCTACACCGGCGGCTACAGCGCCAAGTACGGGCGTTCCGACGGCGGCGTGATCAACGCGGTCGGCAAGCGCGGCAACAACGAATGGCATTTCGGCGGCCAGGCGACCTGGGAACCCGATGGCCTGCGCTCCTCGCAGAAGGACGTGTACGCGCCTGGCGACGGCTCCCTGTATCGGCCGGACAGCAAGAGCGGTTCGACGCTCAGCACGCAGAGCCTCTACGCAGGCGGCCCGCTGATCCAGGACAAGCTGTTCTTCTTCGGCTCCTACGAACTGCAGCGCCAGGACGGCGACAGATTCTACGGCTCGCGCGAAACCACCCCGGGGGAGTACTACTACGACTACCACTACCGCCGGCCGAGCTGGTACGCCAAGCTGGACTGGAACATCAGCGACAGCCAGCTGCTGGAGATCACCGGCGCCTCCAGCCGCTACATCACCCGTGGCAACTACTACGACTACAGCGGCTACGACATCGGCAACCTGCGCGGCAGCGCCAACACCACCAAGACCGGCGGCGACCTGTGGACCGTCAAGTACACCGGCTACCTCACCGACCGCCTGACCTTCGGCGCCCAGTACGGCAAGCAGCGCACCGACGACTACACCGGCAATCCCAACTACAACAGTGCGCTGACCTACCTCAGCGGCACTTCGTTCCAGAACCCGGCCTACACCGGCGGCACCCCGATCACCAACGCGCAGACCACCTCGCTGCTGGTCGATCCCGACCGCGGCAACCGCACCGACAACCTGCGGCTGGACCTGAACTACGTCATCGGCGAGCACAGCATCACCGTCGGCATCGACAACCAGAATGCGCGCGCGCTCAACCGCGGCTCGGTCGCCTCGGGCGACGGCTACTACTGGGTCTACGGCCAGTCCAACCCGAACGTGCCGATCAATACCGGACTGGGGGTGCCGGCCACCGGCGGCTACGCCAACGGCGAGGACGGCTACTACGTGCGCAAGTACATCTACAGCGCGCTGGCCTCGGTGCGCGCGGTGCAGCGCGCGCAGTACATCGAGGACAACTGGCAGGTCAGCGAGCGCCTGCTGCTCAATCTCGGCCTGCGCCTGGACCAGTTCACCAACTACAACCGCGACGGCGATCCGTACATCAAGCAGACCAGCGGGCAGTGGGCGCCGCGGCTGGGCTTCAGCTGGGACGTCGATGGCGATGCGCGCTTCAAGGTGTACGGCAACGCCGGCCGCTACTATCTGGCGCTGCCGCTCAACCCGGCGTTCAATGCCGCCGGTGCGACCCTGGCGACCTCGACCTACTACACCTACGGCGGCATCGACGCCAACGGTTATCCGACCGGCCTGACCCAGATCTCCGGCGCGGTCTCGGCCAACAACAACTACGGCATCCTGCCCGACGCCAAGACCGTGGCCACGCAGGGCATCAAGCCCTCGTTCCAGGACGAGTTCATCCTCGGCTTCACCAAGGCCTGGGGCGACAGCTGGGTCTACGGCGCCAAGGCCACCTACCGCGTCCTGCGCAGCGGCGTGGACGACTATTGCGACAGCGAGACCGTGTTCGCCGCGGCGGCCGCGCAAGGACATACGGTGACCCTGGACAGCAATCCGGTCAGCTGCTGGCTGATCAACCCGGGCAGGACCAACACCTTCACCCTGGTGGACACCTCCGGCAACTACGTCAGCGTGCCGCTGACCAAAGCCCAGTTCGGTTTCCCCGAGTTCAAGCGCAACTACTACGGACTCAACCTGTCGCTGGAGCATCCGTTCGACCAGCGCTGGTACGGCCGCCTCGACTACACCTGGTCGCGCAGCTACGGCACCACCGAAGGCCAGTTGCTGTCGGGCATCGGCCAGACCGCGGTGTCCACCACCCAGGCCTGGGACTACGCGCAGCTGATGGAACACACCAACGGCCCGCAGAGCAACGACCATACCCATCAGTTCAAGTTCTACGGCTACTACCAGCTCACGCCCGAATGGCTGGTGTCGGCCAACCTCAAGCTGCAGTCCGGCACGCCGTTCAGCGCGTTGGGCTCGTACGGCGCCGACCAGAGCGACCCGTCCGGCTACGGCATCGCCTACCACTACTATCAGGGCAAGGCGGCACCTCCGGGCAGCCAGGGCCGCCTGCCGTGGCTGAAGCAGCTCGATCTGGGGGTGTCGTGGCGGCCGGCGTACGCCGACCACAAGCTGGCCTTCAACCTGGACGTGTTCAACGTCTTCAACGGCCAGGCCACGCTGTGGAAGTACCCGTATTCGGAAACCGACCCGGGCGTGAGCGATCCCGTGTATGGCGCGGCGTTGCTGAGCCAGGCGCCGCGCTCGCTGCGGTTGAGCGTCAGCTACGACTACTGA
- a CDS encoding chemotaxis protein CheW, giving the protein MRSPFDILEAYERRSLAHAVQMPEREFDQDIWRGVGFRVGNRHLVSDFREVVEIVRMPPITPVPGAQPWLLGVGNLRGNLFPVVDLKQFMEGQRTSLLEGQRVLIMRQSGGDVALTIDELFGQRSFAESQAVDPGDLAQGRYAHFVDRAFRGDTHDWGVFSLSLLSRTPEFRQAAA; this is encoded by the coding sequence GTGCGTTCGCCCTTCGACATCCTCGAGGCCTACGAGCGGCGCAGCCTGGCGCACGCGGTGCAGATGCCCGAGCGCGAATTCGACCAGGACATCTGGCGCGGGGTCGGCTTCCGCGTCGGCAACCGCCATCTGGTGTCCGATTTCCGCGAGGTGGTGGAAATCGTGCGCATGCCGCCGATCACCCCGGTGCCGGGCGCGCAGCCGTGGCTGCTGGGCGTGGGCAACCTGCGCGGCAACCTGTTCCCGGTGGTCGACTTGAAGCAGTTCATGGAAGGCCAGCGCACCTCGCTGCTGGAAGGCCAGCGCGTGCTGATCATGCGCCAGAGCGGCGGCGACGTGGCGCTGACCATCGACGAACTGTTCGGCCAGCGCAGCTTCGCCGAATCGCAGGCGGTGGACCCCGGCGACCTGGCGCAGGGCCGCTACGCGCACTTCGTCGACCGCGCGTTCCGCGGCGACACCCACGACTGGGGCGTGTTCTCGCTGTCGCTGCTGTCGCGTACACCCGAATTCCGTCAAGCCGCCGCCTGA